A region from the Gossypium hirsutum isolate 1008001.06 chromosome A08, Gossypium_hirsutum_v2.1, whole genome shotgun sequence genome encodes:
- the LOC107926296 gene encoding ankyrin repeat and ELMO domain-containing protein D isoform X5 yields MDDRGGSFVAVRRISQGLERENSCHSTSAEVVAGSAAWLGRGLSCVCAQRRESDARPSFDLTPSEEECLQRLQNRIDIAYDSSIPEHQEALRALWNAVFPEEELHGLISKQWKEMGWQGKDPSTDFRGGGFISLENLLFFARHFPKSFKDLLWKQEGDRSAWEYPFAEAGVNITFMLIQMLDLEAVKPRTVVGAIFLKFLSANGSSMACYACILHGLQYCDESHALPTGKGVFTGRYNTSGGTALVQSSYTIVERGSLPA; encoded by the exons ATGGACGATAGAGGAGGTTCCTTTGTAGCTGTTAGGAGGATTTCTCAAGGTCTCGAGCGAGAAAATTCATGCCATTCAACTTCTG CTGAGGTTGTGGCAGGATCAGCAGCATGGTTGGGTAGAGGCCTTTCTTGTGTTTGTGCACAGAGAAGAGAGAGTGATGCTCGTCCATCATTTGATTTAACCCCTTCCGAG GAAGAATGCTTGCAGAGGCTGCAGAACCGTATAGATATTGCCTATGATAGTTCAATCCCTGAGCATCAG GAAGCTTTAAGGGCCTTATGGAATGCTGTCTTCCCAGAAGAAGAGCTACACGGCTTAATATCCAAACAATGGAAGGAAATGGGGTGGCAAGGGAAAGATCCATCGACAGATTTTAG GGGTGGCGGTTTTATATCATTGGAGAACCTGTTATTCTTTGCTAGGCACTTTCCG AAATCCTTCAAGGATCTCCTTTGGAAGCAGGAAGGTGACCGGTCAGCGTGGGAATATCCCTTTGCCGAGGCCGGTGTGAACATTACATTCATGCTTATTCAGATGCTTGATCTTGAAGCAG TCAAACCAAGAACAGTGGTAGGAGCAATTTTCTTGAAGTTCCTCTCAG CTAATGGATCGTCAATGGCTTGCTATGCGTGCATCTTACATGGACTTCAAT ACTGTGATGAAAGCCACGCGTTGCCAACTGGAAAGGGAGTTTTTACTGGAAGATATAACACGTCTGGAGGAACTGCCCTCGTACAGTCTTCTTACACTATAGTTGAAAG GGGAAGCTTACCAGCCTGA
- the LOC107926296 gene encoding uncharacterized protein isoform X1 produces MDDRGGSFVAVRRISQGLERENSCHSTSAEVVAGSAAWLGRGLSCVCAQRRESDARPSFDLTPSEEECLQRLQNRIDIAYDSSIPEHQEALRALWNAVFPEEELHGLISKQWKEMGWQGKDPSTDFRGGGFISLENLLFFARHFPKSFKDLLWKQEGDRSAWEYPFAEAGVNITFMLIQMLDLEAVKPRTVVGAIFLKFLSANGSSMACYACILHGLQYCDESHALPTGKGVFTGRYNTSGGTALVQSSYTIVESFSQDHWNGWDRIWPCLACRVTKLSGRKSRHSPRAIRN; encoded by the exons ATGGACGATAGAGGAGGTTCCTTTGTAGCTGTTAGGAGGATTTCTCAAGGTCTCGAGCGAGAAAATTCATGCCATTCAACTTCTG CTGAGGTTGTGGCAGGATCAGCAGCATGGTTGGGTAGAGGCCTTTCTTGTGTTTGTGCACAGAGAAGAGAGAGTGATGCTCGTCCATCATTTGATTTAACCCCTTCCGAG GAAGAATGCTTGCAGAGGCTGCAGAACCGTATAGATATTGCCTATGATAGTTCAATCCCTGAGCATCAG GAAGCTTTAAGGGCCTTATGGAATGCTGTCTTCCCAGAAGAAGAGCTACACGGCTTAATATCCAAACAATGGAAGGAAATGGGGTGGCAAGGGAAAGATCCATCGACAGATTTTAG GGGTGGCGGTTTTATATCATTGGAGAACCTGTTATTCTTTGCTAGGCACTTTCCG AAATCCTTCAAGGATCTCCTTTGGAAGCAGGAAGGTGACCGGTCAGCGTGGGAATATCCCTTTGCCGAGGCCGGTGTGAACATTACATTCATGCTTATTCAGATGCTTGATCTTGAAGCAG TCAAACCAAGAACAGTGGTAGGAGCAATTTTCTTGAAGTTCCTCTCAG CTAATGGATCGTCAATGGCTTGCTATGCGTGCATCTTACATGGACTTCAAT ACTGTGATGAAAGCCACGCGTTGCCAACTGGAAAGGGAGTTTTTACTGGAAGATATAACACGTCTGGAGGAACTGCCCTCGTACAGTCTTCTTACACTATAGTTGAAAG TTTCAGCCAAGACCACTGGAATGGATGGGACAGAATTTGGCCTTGCCTAGCCTGCAGGGTGACAAAGCTATCTGGAAGAAAATCAAGACATTCGCCAAGAGCCATACGAAATTAG
- the LOC107926296 gene encoding ELMO domain-containing protein B isoform X4, which yields MDDRGGSFVAVRRISQGLERENSCHSTSAEVVAGSAAWLGRGLSCVCAQRRESDARPSFDLTPSEEECLQRLQNRIDIAYDSSIPEHQEALRALWNAVFPEEELHGLISKQWKEMGWQGKDPSTDFRGGGFISLENLLFFARHFPKSFKDLLWKQEGDRSAWEYPFAEAGVNITFMLIQMLDLEAVKPRTVVGAIFLKFLSENESAFDILYCIAFKLMDRQWLAMRASYMDFNTVMKATRCQLEREFLLEDITRLEELPSYSLLTL from the exons ATGGACGATAGAGGAGGTTCCTTTGTAGCTGTTAGGAGGATTTCTCAAGGTCTCGAGCGAGAAAATTCATGCCATTCAACTTCTG CTGAGGTTGTGGCAGGATCAGCAGCATGGTTGGGTAGAGGCCTTTCTTGTGTTTGTGCACAGAGAAGAGAGAGTGATGCTCGTCCATCATTTGATTTAACCCCTTCCGAG GAAGAATGCTTGCAGAGGCTGCAGAACCGTATAGATATTGCCTATGATAGTTCAATCCCTGAGCATCAG GAAGCTTTAAGGGCCTTATGGAATGCTGTCTTCCCAGAAGAAGAGCTACACGGCTTAATATCCAAACAATGGAAGGAAATGGGGTGGCAAGGGAAAGATCCATCGACAGATTTTAG GGGTGGCGGTTTTATATCATTGGAGAACCTGTTATTCTTTGCTAGGCACTTTCCG AAATCCTTCAAGGATCTCCTTTGGAAGCAGGAAGGTGACCGGTCAGCGTGGGAATATCCCTTTGCCGAGGCCGGTGTGAACATTACATTCATGCTTATTCAGATGCTTGATCTTGAAGCAG TCAAACCAAGAACAGTGGTAGGAGCAATTTTCTTGAAGTTCCTCTCAG AAAACGAATCAGCGTTTGACATTCTCTATTGTATCGCATTCAAGCTAATGGATCGTCAATGGCTTGCTATGCGTGCATCTTACATGGACTTCAAT ACTGTGATGAAAGCCACGCGTTGCCAACTGGAAAGGGAGTTTTTACTGGAAGATATAACACGTCTGGAGGAACTGCCCTCGTACAGTCTTCTTACACTATAG
- the LOC107926296 gene encoding uncharacterized protein isoform X2: MDDRGGSFVAVRRISQGLERENSCHSTSAEVVAGSAAWLGRGLSCVCAQRRESDARPSFDLTPSEEECLQRLQNRIDIAYDSSIPEHQEALRALWNAVFPEEELHGLISKQWKEMGWQGKDPSTDFRGGGFISLENLLFFARHFPKSFKDLLWKQEGDRSAWEYPFAEAGVNITFMLIQMLDLEAVKPRTVVGAIFLKFLSANGSSMACYACILHGLQYCDESHALPTGKGVFTGRYNTSGGTALVQSSYTIVESQDHWNGWDRIWPCLACRVTKLSGRKSRHSPRAIRN; the protein is encoded by the exons ATGGACGATAGAGGAGGTTCCTTTGTAGCTGTTAGGAGGATTTCTCAAGGTCTCGAGCGAGAAAATTCATGCCATTCAACTTCTG CTGAGGTTGTGGCAGGATCAGCAGCATGGTTGGGTAGAGGCCTTTCTTGTGTTTGTGCACAGAGAAGAGAGAGTGATGCTCGTCCATCATTTGATTTAACCCCTTCCGAG GAAGAATGCTTGCAGAGGCTGCAGAACCGTATAGATATTGCCTATGATAGTTCAATCCCTGAGCATCAG GAAGCTTTAAGGGCCTTATGGAATGCTGTCTTCCCAGAAGAAGAGCTACACGGCTTAATATCCAAACAATGGAAGGAAATGGGGTGGCAAGGGAAAGATCCATCGACAGATTTTAG GGGTGGCGGTTTTATATCATTGGAGAACCTGTTATTCTTTGCTAGGCACTTTCCG AAATCCTTCAAGGATCTCCTTTGGAAGCAGGAAGGTGACCGGTCAGCGTGGGAATATCCCTTTGCCGAGGCCGGTGTGAACATTACATTCATGCTTATTCAGATGCTTGATCTTGAAGCAG TCAAACCAAGAACAGTGGTAGGAGCAATTTTCTTGAAGTTCCTCTCAG CTAATGGATCGTCAATGGCTTGCTATGCGTGCATCTTACATGGACTTCAAT ACTGTGATGAAAGCCACGCGTTGCCAACTGGAAAGGGAGTTTTTACTGGAAGATATAACACGTCTGGAGGAACTGCCCTCGTACAGTCTTCTTACACTATAGTTGAAAG CCAAGACCACTGGAATGGATGGGACAGAATTTGGCCTTGCCTAGCCTGCAGGGTGACAAAGCTATCTGGAAGAAAATCAAGACATTCGCCAAGAGCCATACGAAATTAG
- the LOC107926296 gene encoding ankyrin repeat and ELMO domain-containing protein D isoform X3, whose product MDDRGGSFVAVRRISQGLERENSCHSTSAEVVAGSAAWLGRGLSCVCAQRRESDARPSFDLTPSEEECLQRLQNRIDIAYDSSIPEHQEALRALWNAVFPEEELHGLISKQWKEMGWQGKDPSTDFRGGGFISLENLLFFARHFPKSFKDLLWKQEGDRSAWEYPFAEAGVNITFMLIQMLDLEAVKPRTVVGAIFLKFLSANGSSMACYACILHGLQYCDESHALPTGKGVFTGRYNTSGGTALVQSSYTIVERYFFNYTSFVNGKS is encoded by the exons ATGGACGATAGAGGAGGTTCCTTTGTAGCTGTTAGGAGGATTTCTCAAGGTCTCGAGCGAGAAAATTCATGCCATTCAACTTCTG CTGAGGTTGTGGCAGGATCAGCAGCATGGTTGGGTAGAGGCCTTTCTTGTGTTTGTGCACAGAGAAGAGAGAGTGATGCTCGTCCATCATTTGATTTAACCCCTTCCGAG GAAGAATGCTTGCAGAGGCTGCAGAACCGTATAGATATTGCCTATGATAGTTCAATCCCTGAGCATCAG GAAGCTTTAAGGGCCTTATGGAATGCTGTCTTCCCAGAAGAAGAGCTACACGGCTTAATATCCAAACAATGGAAGGAAATGGGGTGGCAAGGGAAAGATCCATCGACAGATTTTAG GGGTGGCGGTTTTATATCATTGGAGAACCTGTTATTCTTTGCTAGGCACTTTCCG AAATCCTTCAAGGATCTCCTTTGGAAGCAGGAAGGTGACCGGTCAGCGTGGGAATATCCCTTTGCCGAGGCCGGTGTGAACATTACATTCATGCTTATTCAGATGCTTGATCTTGAAGCAG TCAAACCAAGAACAGTGGTAGGAGCAATTTTCTTGAAGTTCCTCTCAG CTAATGGATCGTCAATGGCTTGCTATGCGTGCATCTTACATGGACTTCAAT ACTGTGATGAAAGCCACGCGTTGCCAACTGGAAAGGGAGTTTTTACTGGAAGATATAACACGTCTGGAGGAACTGCCCTCGTACAGTCTTCTTACACTATAGTTGAAAGGTACTTCTTTAACTATACTTCTTTTGTGAATGGCAAGAGCTAG
- the LOC107926296 gene encoding ELMO domain-containing protein B isoform X7, with amino-acid sequence MCDDAQICFAEVVAGSAAWLGRGLSCVCAQRRESDARPSFDLTPSEEECLQRLQNRIDIAYDSSIPEHQEALRALWNAVFPEEELHGLISKQWKEMGWQGKDPSTDFRGGGFISLENLLFFARHFPKSFKDLLWKQEGDRSAWEYPFAEAGVNITFMLIQMLDLEAVKPRTVVGAIFLKFLSENESAFDILYCIAFKLMDRQWLAMRASYMDFNTVMKATRCQLEREFLLEDITRLEELPSYSLLTL; translated from the exons ATGTGCGATGATGCTCAAATCTGTTTTG CTGAGGTTGTGGCAGGATCAGCAGCATGGTTGGGTAGAGGCCTTTCTTGTGTTTGTGCACAGAGAAGAGAGAGTGATGCTCGTCCATCATTTGATTTAACCCCTTCCGAG GAAGAATGCTTGCAGAGGCTGCAGAACCGTATAGATATTGCCTATGATAGTTCAATCCCTGAGCATCAG GAAGCTTTAAGGGCCTTATGGAATGCTGTCTTCCCAGAAGAAGAGCTACACGGCTTAATATCCAAACAATGGAAGGAAATGGGGTGGCAAGGGAAAGATCCATCGACAGATTTTAG GGGTGGCGGTTTTATATCATTGGAGAACCTGTTATTCTTTGCTAGGCACTTTCCG AAATCCTTCAAGGATCTCCTTTGGAAGCAGGAAGGTGACCGGTCAGCGTGGGAATATCCCTTTGCCGAGGCCGGTGTGAACATTACATTCATGCTTATTCAGATGCTTGATCTTGAAGCAG TCAAACCAAGAACAGTGGTAGGAGCAATTTTCTTGAAGTTCCTCTCAG AAAACGAATCAGCGTTTGACATTCTCTATTGTATCGCATTCAAGCTAATGGATCGTCAATGGCTTGCTATGCGTGCATCTTACATGGACTTCAAT ACTGTGATGAAAGCCACGCGTTGCCAACTGGAAAGGGAGTTTTTACTGGAAGATATAACACGTCTGGAGGAACTGCCCTCGTACAGTCTTCTTACACTATAG
- the LOC107926296 gene encoding ankyrin repeat and ELMO domain-containing protein D isoform X6 produces MCDDAQICFAEVVAGSAAWLGRGLSCVCAQRRESDARPSFDLTPSEEECLQRLQNRIDIAYDSSIPEHQEALRALWNAVFPEEELHGLISKQWKEMGWQGKDPSTDFRGGGFISLENLLFFARHFPKSFKDLLWKQEGDRSAWEYPFAEAGVNITFMLIQMLDLEAVKPRTVVGAIFLKFLSANGSSMACYACILHGLQYCDESHALPTGKGVFTGRYNTSGGTALVQSSYTIVERYFFNYTSFVNGKS; encoded by the exons ATGTGCGATGATGCTCAAATCTGTTTTG CTGAGGTTGTGGCAGGATCAGCAGCATGGTTGGGTAGAGGCCTTTCTTGTGTTTGTGCACAGAGAAGAGAGAGTGATGCTCGTCCATCATTTGATTTAACCCCTTCCGAG GAAGAATGCTTGCAGAGGCTGCAGAACCGTATAGATATTGCCTATGATAGTTCAATCCCTGAGCATCAG GAAGCTTTAAGGGCCTTATGGAATGCTGTCTTCCCAGAAGAAGAGCTACACGGCTTAATATCCAAACAATGGAAGGAAATGGGGTGGCAAGGGAAAGATCCATCGACAGATTTTAG GGGTGGCGGTTTTATATCATTGGAGAACCTGTTATTCTTTGCTAGGCACTTTCCG AAATCCTTCAAGGATCTCCTTTGGAAGCAGGAAGGTGACCGGTCAGCGTGGGAATATCCCTTTGCCGAGGCCGGTGTGAACATTACATTCATGCTTATTCAGATGCTTGATCTTGAAGCAG TCAAACCAAGAACAGTGGTAGGAGCAATTTTCTTGAAGTTCCTCTCAG CTAATGGATCGTCAATGGCTTGCTATGCGTGCATCTTACATGGACTTCAAT ACTGTGATGAAAGCCACGCGTTGCCAACTGGAAAGGGAGTTTTTACTGGAAGATATAACACGTCTGGAGGAACTGCCCTCGTACAGTCTTCTTACACTATAGTTGAAAGGTACTTCTTTAACTATACTTCTTTTGTGAATGGCAAGAGCTAG